TTCTGTCAACCTGGTTTGATCATGTTAATTTACTAGCAATAAAAGGCAATTTTGACTCCTCTACAAGTTGGATCAACATTTTTTGAACTACCAATCAAGCTGACGCTACCATTtcaatgctttttgtttttaataagtTGAGAGCTAATGTATAACTAATACTAGGGAATTACTAATTACTACTAATACTGAGTTCATAGTCACTGTTAGATTATTGCAATAATAGTTTTGTGTACTTTAAAAATGCCAAAGAAGTAGGAATATAGGAAAAAATTGCTTCGTTATTATACAATTATTTCTCAATACAAACTTCAGACTTCAATTATGAGTTTTCTTTCGTAAAGattttctgttaaaaatatatctaaatctatttttactttttaagcAAGGTTGATAAACAAGGAACACAGAACTCACAAACTCATATAGCTGTCAGAAAATTAATTCTGATTTAACATATGATgacacattaataaaaaaaaaaatcaaaaaaacaaaattacacactGCTTGCCCCTACATGAAAGCTCATTAGCTACTTGTTAGAATATGAAGTATCGACGTTGGTATTGGCAATTCTGGCCCTGTAGTTACTTGGTGtaaaatttggcaaaaaaattTGCCTATAAATGGCAGCATACAATTTAacgtgattaaaaaaaatgtgatttaaggAGCTTTTTTATTGATCACGATTAATGTATTAACACTGACAACCCTATTAATTagtaagcttttttttttattagtcacAGTTACTGGAGAatttttcataaacacattttatcttCTATATTCTGCGGGGGTTTGGACAAATTACTTAATGCTTTACATTAAAGGGCTGAATAATAAGGAAGCTGCAGAAATTATAACTGACACCTTCAATGCTTTGATTTTTCGATCTCCAGATCGAACTGTCTTCCTCATGAACAGTTCTCAAAGTGTGGGGCGCATCCCGTTGCTGGGGCATAtagacatgacaggtggggcacagcaaacaggaggaaattttccttttcatgccCATCTTTActatgtcttttttttaccaACAACAAAGATCCTAcaatcaaaccaaaacacacacacacacacacacacacacaaagcaatcaTTGATAGACTACATGTAGCCTAAACAAAAAGAACATCAAATGAGTGACTGAGAGAGAAATGTaactcagaaacaaaacatgaaaataatgataaacaTCAGTGGCCTGGATCTGAGCCCAATTTACAACCCTTTGCTGGATGTCATCCCCACTCTAATACAGTAATGACTTACCAGTTTCTGTTGAACAATCTCGTGTCTCTGCCTGAGAATCTCCTCAGTTCGCTGTAGGACTCCATATTCTGCTTTCAGCTCAGCAATATCCAGGCGTTTCTTCTTGTACATGGTTCCCTTGCTTCGCAATTTCACTACCAGATGTTTcaactttaaagaaaaaagacagaaatcaacATTACTTCAATATCTAATAAACACTATAGCAGATATTAATGAAAAGAAGCACTTGTGCAAAatagcaaacaaaacaaaactggagaCTGATTTTGAGGAGAACAGAAAGAAGCTGTCAGCCCAACGCTGACATAATAGCCTGAGTTCATATGATGAACTATGAAATATCGTAGTCTTTAACAGTTTAACACTTGGCAATGAATGTTCCCCACCTAATTGCAACCTAGTGTACAGTGGGTTTTAAgcattttttcctctgaaaaacaGTAACAAGCTGCTTGAGACAATGTTATtgagagcagagaaacaggaTCAAAACAAATATTGCACGCTataaaaccaaaactaaaaaatCTTGCTGAGAGTGATTGCAGGGTCACATAATAATTTAATTGTTGAATGAAATTCCATTGAACCGTCCGTATCGTGATTGGGGGGGTGAATTGTAGCATGTCACATCAGTGGTTGCTGCTTAATTATCACTAAATTATCAGAGGTTTGGCCAATTATTAAGATATATAATGCATCAGTCACAGACCAGACATGCACAACACTAATATTTATATCACATGCACCATTGTATTTCAATAGAAACAATGATTTTGTGCTGCAAGTTAGAAAGTGTATATTCTTTCTTGGGAAACTTCATGAAAGATGCATTAAAACTAATTTTGATTGTCTACACAGCTGAGCTACTGTTAAAGGCCACTGGACAAGACAATTGGATGAGCCAGGAGAGGGAAGAGATTAAAAAACAGCAGTGACCACAACAGAGGGCCTTGGGGGAAATGCCCTGATCTGAAACAGTCACTAGTTCCTTTCAGGTTCATAGCAAGCTATCTACAACAAACAGCTTCATCTGGaagaaaaactgctttaaaTGGTTGTTGAGTCAGTCCCCACACTGTCTATCAGGACACAATAAAACTTCTCCACAATGACAGCTATAAATGAACATGGACACAGGAGAGCAGCCCCAGAAATCAAACTGCTTCAAATCCTTTGGGGGATCTATGACgcttgatgtgtgtgtgggtgggcgTGTGTATGAGTGCACTTTaattctttgtgtattttgggACATCAAGGGCAGACGCGGCTGAAAGACGAATTAGTGCAGCAGCATAATACTGCATAGTGTTCCCGGCTTGTGTCCCAAAACAACTGCTGTCAAAAAGGACAACAGCTCAGTCATAATACATTTGACTTTGACATACATGGAATGGAATGGAAACATTAATGGGCCAGCAGAATTTCACGTTTCTCAGATTTCTGATGCTATCTTACTGAAGCAAGGCTAAATTTAACTTGTGTGATGAGACTGGGTGACAAAGTGGTTTTATATTACTGGCCAATCAATGACAAACAGAGGCAGTCATCCCTCTCAGATGGTAGCTGGCGTGTGATGACATATAAgcagcaaaatggaaaataccTCTGATAGAGTGATCTCCACCATAGCTGATGGGTCAAAACTACAGTCTGCATTAACTTCATTCATGTACAGTGTCAAGAAATCTCTTTGTCTCAACAAGTTCATCATTTCAGCCAGAAAGTATACAGAATGTCTGTCTAACACCAGTggttttacaaacattttacacaCCACCTCTGAGTACTTAGTCGGGTGACTGatttttcttcccttcctgAAAGGAATAAACATGTTGGAAATAACTTTTCCACTGATATTTCACTCTCGCTATCATTTTCCAGAGTCAAtgaaaaattttgttttgttttggcagaAGGGAAACCAGCCTCTTTTATTCTTGTGTTGCCATCCCATTATGTTTCTGCTACAATCTATTGGTATATAAATATGAAGGGGATCATAGAGACCAAAGGAGCATTGGTCTTGTTTGTCTAAAAAAACAGTTCTTCAGTTTGAGAGATTCTAATTACTTTATTACAATGAATCAAACCAGAACATCAATGCTACTTCAAAGACTAAATATAGTACTCGAACCAGCAGCCCATCAGCTAGTTTGGCTCTGTCCCAAGCTAGCAAAATCTGCCAAAACATTCCTCAGGCCCTCCAAGTTAAGTGTGACTAtaatataaactaaaataaagaaGGTCTTAAAACTACATTTCCACACAGGGACCATGGAGAGATGCAAACTCTCTTTTGGGGTCTTTCATATAACTAGAACTTTAGAATTAGAATAAATCTTTATGCCCACCATAGTGGAAAATTGTATTTGGCTCATTGGGAGGAGATTGAGAGGAGACTCCTTTGACAACATAAACATACACCATTCACAGGGATCGACAGTAACCTCACAGAACATAGGACAGGGGGTTgttcaaaattcaaaatgtaattactgTGTAAAAAGGTCAGAAACTTCTTACCTattcattttgaacattttaaacaaaataaaacatatgaaaTCATAAAggaattgaaaaaaatatagacCTTAAACTTTAACCTTAAACCTCAAGACTTTAAAAACCTTGAACCTCAAATAGTAGAAGCAGCTTTCATTGAATTGAAGTACTGAAATTTTGCACTGTTCAATTTGACACAAATCGGTACTCAGTAAACCCAATACAATTCAGTCAGAACCATCAAAAATACTTACCAATGGTACCCTCCTCAACGGCACCCTTTCCATGTATGCAACTCATATCTCATGGATATTAATGTGGTTCAAACCCTGTGCAGTAAAAATTCTCATGATGCATGTACATTGATCACAGCTGCGCACAACCGTCATCTATCAAGGTCCCTCTGTCAATATAGAACTGTTTGTAGCTGACACTTTGGCCATGAGCCTAATTTATGCATAGGCAAAAGAAGAAGCTATTCTGTAAGAGCATCTGACTGTACAACGATACTTCCAAGCAGACCATGGTATATGTCTGAAGGGGGGAGTACACTGTTGGCAtggaatataaaataaaaggtaaagGTTTTGTGCCCAAACTGTTTAATGTGTCCAGCTGACTTGAATTGGGGGACTGACTACTGTATATTAAAGATCAGAGAAAAAGCCAACTTCCTGGCACTTTGTTGAGGAGTTCCTTGTTCtggattttctctgttttagTCTATTTATGACTTGGCATGGGAATGTGAATGAGATCAAGGAAAGAGGATGAGTAACATTAGACAGCAGGTCCATGTGAGTTTGGATAAGAACAGAAATAGCCTCTTGTGTTTGCTACAGTTTGCAGATGTGCTTGTGCACATTTAGATAAAAGTGAAGTTTCTGAATGGCTGCGGTTCTCAAAGTGTGGGGCACACCTCAttggtggggaatagagacacGACAGGCTAGGCATGACAAACAAAGACCCTGCTTTCAAAGCAAAACACCCAAACACAAAGCATCTAATAGGCTACATGTAGCCTAAATGAAAAGTCTTAATTGCAGCGGAACAATAATCAACCTTTCACACAGATGGGTGGCACGCTAGTGTGGCCTTAACTGTCACAAAATGGATGAATTTTATGACACAGACCACAAAAGTTGGTGATAGGTAGAACATGTTACCTAAATTTTAAGCTTGGTGCATTTCACTAGCATTTTGTTGGGGCTTTGGGGGCAGGGCCCTTTGTACAAAGTGGGGAATGACTGAAAAGGTTTCAGAATCATGGCTGTATAGCATGTGTCATGATAATCATTGGCCACTGGGGGTAAACTTCttattgaaaataaagctaGATATCAGCTAtgtaagaaataataataatgccaaCAGGGCAACAAGCTGGTATATTTACTGCTTATAATATTTTGCACCTTGTAccactaaccatgtttccctGAAGTCTCcgtttctcccagttctaaccATGTGTAACTATTTACTAAGttcctcttaaaggaagtttttccttgccacttatgccaagtgcttgctcatcagatGAtgctaaataattttataaagagtttggtctacacctgctctatatgtaaagtgccttgatggaactttgttatgatatggcgctatataaataaacaaatctgaaatCGGATCTGTCCTTCAGGAAGGACAATGTACCTCATCACCCCGGATGACCTCTGCCCCATCTGAAGCTTGTGCCTGGCTGCTCCTCTGTCTcagctccctctctgctgctgccagctcCTCCCTCGCTTCCTGGAGCTCCTCTGCTTTTGATTCCTTTCTTCGAACAATGATTGAAGCCTGCAGGGGTCAGTTTCCATTAGATTTACAAACATGacaagaaacattttctgcagaATGACTTTTAAAGACTTATTTTTGGAGGTCAACAGGAAACTGGGAGAAAAACTGCAGTATAGGTCCATGGCTGGAACCGAACCCAGGACGCCGCAATAATGTGCCATGCACACTAACTACTCAGCCACCCGTACTGCCAGAGTGAGGTTTAACACATGGGAGACTGACTGGAGTCACTGAGCTGAGCAATGGGAATATTATTGTGGCAAGAGCCATCATCCCCAtgccactgaaaacaaactgacaagCGCTTGCTAACATCAGTATGTTAAATGTATATGTATCAGTTTAAATTTGCTATGTCAACTTCAAGTAACAGGGTGCTAATAATGCGCAAAGTAATTGCTGAAAGGAATTGTTCTTGAGTTATCACATTTACAGCAAATGTCTATACAGAACCCATGACACTCAAAGATCGGCTTTTCTAACTGTTACATCTCTTGGTTGTTGAATGATTGTAATACAGTTGCTAtttggatagattaatgtttttttaatttctccaatTTCAATATTATGCTTTTATTTGAGTAAGCGCACATCTAAAGTGAACCTCGTGTGAGACAAATCCTTAAGACATAGActactttttaacatttcatataTTCACACTCATATGCTTCAGAACTTACCATTACACACACTATCGTTTATAGAAACACCTAAAATTTCATAATATTTCAGGACTGGAGCACATTAGTAGGACTCCAAAATGTAGTAAAAACAGAGGACTTGTGCAGTTCTATAACTTGTTAGCaatcaaataaacaatcaaGTGCTCATAAATGTGTTGATTTTCTCTAACATGAATAAATCTCCACAATGGACCTGATGCTCCTCCCAgagtttttaatcatttgtaGGAGTGTgtccttcttttgtttgtcataATTCGCCTTATTCTTAAAGATATGCTGGCTATTTTCTGGTAGGCAACATTAATAGGAAGCAAATTGTATTTGAGAAACCTCCACAGAGCACCTTTGACGTCTCACAACATAAGTGCACAACGCACCAGGAAAGCACGTGTCACACAAGAAAGCTTGACCAAAGACAAAGGAGATCAAAGAAATTCAATAAAGGCAGCACCTGTTGCCTGTAAAGGGCTAATTTGTCATCCATGGGGTCATTTCTCATCATCCTCTTCTCAATCAGCTGGTTTATCTGAGAATCGCATTCTTTAATCTGTGTAAGAATATAAAACAATTACATGAGAATTTTGCAAAACATTGAGATATACAGACATACCATGACACTATGCTCCTGACCTTGTCCTCTAGCTCCTGGAGATCAGCCTGGCCCATTGCAGGCTCAGATGCCACCTTCTGAAGGTACTGCACAGTGCGCCTCATCCCCTCAAGGTCTTTGGGGAGCTTTTCAGAAGCCATGTAGGAATTGATCTTTATCTCCTCTTCAAGCCTCTTCATTAAACCTGAACAAACAAGAGCTTCTAATTTAATTAGAGCtttacatttttgaaaggtCCTCTCAGGCTCTGATTATTTGAGTCAAGTTGATTACCACTTAAAAATGGAAAGTCATTCAAAGgccagaaaacacaacactaatATCCTGTGTAAAATATAGCAAAGCTTTGTTCTCTCAGAAGACTCCAATATCACAGGAAACACTATGAGACTATTTCAAGATCAGATAAGTTGTAGTACACCGCTTCAAGGAAAAGCGTAATTAGATGGTTAGCTGAGTGACCCCCTAATGCTCTGCTGTGTCCTTGAACTTTCCATCCAGCTGTGTCCTATGGAGGCAACAACAGGAGTGTGCTTACTCTCTGGACTGGCATCTGTTGCTGCCTGTTGCAAATCCTTCAACTGATGCTGTGATCGCTGTAGTCTCTGCTCTGCCTGGaaaagctgcacacacaaacacagataagtTAGGAAAATTAACAAAACACTTATTATTGCTGTAACCAATGGTAGTTTTcgcattcatcattttgtcctCATTCATCATTTTCTAGATCAATTCATGAATCTTTTGGTctataaaatatcacaaaatagTTACCAGTGCCACGTGTGTTTAACCAGAGTCAAggtaacattttcaaattgcGTGTTTTGTCTCAAAAGTCCTGATACGTTTTCTTATTACTTTATTATTCACAATGTTTtaacagagaaaagtaaaaaagaatCTTATTTAGGAAACTAAAggacatttgtcatttttccacagtttgaaaaaaaaaaacaaaacaacaacttcaaaaAGAGTCATTGATTACCAAGGTGCATGTCTagcattcatttgaatttgtatgTAATTTTCAATTTCTCACATTCACCTACTTCTGAGCTAAACACTAATCTAAAATTTCAGAATATTTAGCTGCTTCTCATTGGAACATATTAGCACCACTCCTTCATGAAAATATGGGAAAAACAGATGACCTAAGCAGTGCTATCCTTTGttaacaaacaaatatgcaatACAATGCACATAAATTGATTTTATACTGGTGAACCTTGACAGAGAATCTAAGGCACTTCTTTTGGAGCTTCTGTCATGTGGTGGTGCTATGGACCTGATTTGCTTAATATTTAAAAGTTTTACACAACTTGAAAAACTTTGAAATTATTTGTTAGTTATGAAAAGcgtgtctttttcattttttgtcaaTCCATTAGTCATGCTATAGACAAATCGTTTTAATGCTAATTTCAAACGCGTGAAAAGTACTGAGAGATATGTGATTGTGTATGTGATTTTGAAAAGAGCTTTGGTCTTATTGGTATTATTAAGAATCAGGCACAAGactcacatttttcttctcaGTCCTTTACAGCACAGACAATGCAAAATATGCCACAGAGTTTAAACAAAGACTGATGGAGCATTTACTTGGTTCTTCTGTTCTTGCTTTTGGTCAGTCAGTgactcctccctctccttctccactCTTAGCTGTCTGGCCTGTTCGAGCATCCATTGATGGTTGGACATTGACTCCACCTAGTGGAATAAAAAGTTAATGTGATCTCTGACAGCAAGTTGGTATCACTGTCaccaagaaataaataaactccCCCAACAGATTTAGGTTTCATCTTTTCACTGGGCCTACAAACACTACCAACCATTAAATAAACAGCTCATCACTCCATAGACTTGAACTTAAGACAGCATTGCAATCTGTCAAGTCTTTTGGAGGAGCTTTAAATTTTATATCTGAGGCTGCATTCCTCAATGAATCAATCTCCAAATTGATTGTTTCCTCTGCTTACAATGACAATGAAGTCTCTAAAGAATCCTTAGGCTTTCCAAGCATTGCAGAAGTGACCTGCCTTACCCTCTTCTTTAACCTGTCGACACGTTTGATCAATTggtctttctcttcctccattgCACCAATGTCCTGTTATAAAACataagattattattattttttttttacatttgcactGTATCACCTAATAGAGGAAAAATGACTCACTAGTACCCCACAACCAAAAACATAgcattgaaacaaacaaaggttGCCAAAGGTACTGAGTGTTTTATTTACTCTTCTGATTTCTGCTGTTGAGAAGCCTGAAGTCCTCAGCTGTTCACACTCCTTGTGATATGTCTTAAATCCTTCCACTAGTTCTTCATACTGGAAACAGACAACAATAATTTATTGCCTTTTTAGCCTTTGAAGTAATAATCAATATAAAAAACATCAAGACACTATATGATATCTCTATCTGTAATATATTGGCAAACCTGATGGTAAGTGTCATTGATGACATCATCCTGCAGAAAGTCTGCAGGCACCTCCAGCTTTACTAGAAAGCGTGCCAGATAAGCCCTCTTCTTCAATTCATGGACCCTTTGGAGGAGCCAGTGAAGGATAGGGTGCACCACAGGTTTGCTGCCTGTCACCAGTCCCTGCCTGAAAGTGCTTCTACAAGAGGCGATTAGAGGTACAGCAAATAATGACAATATATCAAAACTAACAAATGCAATGTACGCATTTCTAGTTGAATAAGGCTGCAGTCACATACACATCAGACAGGTTTCCAGGAGGTCTGTATTTCAGCATACCCAGGAGAGCACTCATCCTTTTGACGGTTTGATCAGGCATTTCTTCGCGTATATCCATAACTtgctaagaaaaaaagaagaagaaggacatCAGCAAAGGATTTAACCTAACATCGATTTATTCACGaataacacacataaacaggCGTAACTGCAATAACTTAAGCCAGTGCTAGATTTTCACCTTTGGGTCTATTTCAGCCAGGACATCATTTAAAATTTGCAGCAGCTGCATCGGTTCGAGATTGTCAAACGTGATGAGATTGAAGTTTTTCTTGAACGGGTCTTTGTTGAGTTGTTCAACGATGAATTTTAACTGTTCGCTCATCTTGGGAATGGAGTCTAGCTTGCCGTCGTCCTCTTTTCTGGATTGACTAGCTAACAGTGAGGACAGCTCTCTGTCGTCGACAAACTTATTTACGAGCCACCACTCCAAAAAAAATCCCTATAAACGTTTGACTATGGTGTTGGCACTTAAAAAATGcaaagacacataaaaaacatttgttaggTCTTCTCGTCAATCTTTAGCTAACTAGCGAGCAGTCAACAGTTGTTGTCAACAGTCCCATGGAAACCATGAAGACGTCGCGGATTGGTTGCTAACAGGAAGTGCTACTTCTTCGAGTTAGCACGGACGATTATGCCCTATGAATGAGTGCCACCTCTGGGTCTGTAATGAGTATAGCATAAAATACGATTATCCTTTAGTACATACAAAACACATTGCTCAtccaaaataaatctgttaCAAAAAGAGTGTGGGTCCACTGTCCAAGAAAGCTGACAAAATGGCTCGGAGTTGCAAAAACGGTTTGAAAGTCCTTTATTTACCAAAAAAGGGGGATGGGGATGTAGGTTAGCTTAACAGTGAGCATTGTAATTTACTTTCTCGACATTAGATGCTACTGCACCCACGTTGCTGTGGGTTTACTGCCACAATGGCAAGGGACTTATGCGTGTGGATGTGTATTTGAGAGTATTGAGTGTCTTCCCTCCCATGTCTCTCCTTCAGCCAGTGAGGCGTCTTGGTTACATCATATACAATTAAGAATAATAACAAACCAGTGAAAAAATAGCCCACATTTTGTCTAGCCGGTTTGCTCTTAAATATTTCAACACCTCTCTTGTGATCTTATGTTTCACCACATTCCTTTAAAACTTAACACCGCTCCTgcaatttctattttattttatttttttcagtttgttccTTTCTCTTTCATACTGTAAACATTTCATTCGTCCGTCCAGCCGGTATGTTCTCATTCAGTCTGCTAAATcccattaaaataaacaaaccaaacgAAGTCCAAAGGTTCCGTGCCACACCGCGCCAGCAGTGTAGCAGTACTGCGATCGTGCTGAACGCAGCACCGTGTTACGCGGAGCTTGGCACCGTTAGATCGCGCTGTGTACCCCGGCCGTGCTTCAGGAGGCACTACAGTGAACTTTGGAGTTAACTGGGAGAGAAGTGAGCTCTGTCACGCGGAAACATTATATGGACTAAGAAATAACGATTGGCCGGTACTTCGAAAGATGG
The nucleotide sequence above comes from Echeneis naucrates chromosome 9, fEcheNa1.1, whole genome shotgun sequence. Encoded proteins:
- the ift81 gene encoding intraflagellar transport protein 81 homolog isoform X1, whose product is MSEQLKFIVEQLNKDPFKKNFNLITFDNLEPMQLLQILNDVLAEIDPKQVMDIREEMPDQTVKRMSALLGMLKYRPPGNLSDVSTFRQGLVTGSKPVVHPILHWLLQRVHELKKRAYLARFLVKLEVPADFLQDDVINDTYHQYEELVEGFKTYHKECEQLRTSGFSTAEIRRDIGAMEEEKDQLIKRVDRLKKRVESMSNHQWMLEQARQLRVEKEREESLTDQKQEQKNQLFQAEQRLQRSQHQLKDLQQAATDASPESLMKRLEEEIKINSYMASEKLPKDLEGMRRTVQYLQKVASEPAMGQADLQELEDKIKECDSQINQLIEKRMMRNDPMDDKLALYRQQASIIVRRKESKAEELQEAREELAAAERELRQRSSQAQASDGAEVIRGDELKHLVVKLRSKGTMYKKKRLDIAELKAEYGVLQRTEEILRQRHEIVQQKLQTVEAEKGISGYSDTQEELERVSAIKSELDEKKGRTLDGMSEMVKKLNSMIVEKKSALAPIIKELRSLRQRYQELNQEYEEKKVQYESCAAGLESNRSKLEQEVKILREEKAQDENHYHHINSMSEIVDMQIQRAAEEMKAYVSSDPDEKKKAIREVYMKSISEQELLGKKLREKQKMVKGSHTINMEQMKMWRDLEQLMECKGQCFIRAQSQASIGQVIQEEGEDRLVL
- the ift81 gene encoding intraflagellar transport protein 81 homolog isoform X2, with the translated sequence MSEQLKFIVEQLNKDPFKKNFNLITFDNLEPMQLLQILNDVLAEIDPKQVMDIREEMPDQTVKRMSALLGMLKYRPPGNLSDVSTFRQGLVTGSKPVVHPILHWLLQRVHELKKRAYLARFLVKLEVPADFLQDDVINDTYHQYEELVEGFKTYHKECEQLRTSGFSTAEIRRDIGAMEEEKDQLIKRVDRLKKRVESMSNHQWMLEQARQLRVEKEREESLTDQKQEQKNQLFQAEQRLQRSQHQLKDLQQAATDASPESLMKRLEEEIKINSYMASEKLPKDLEGMRRTVQYLQKVASEPAMGQADLQELEDKIKECDSQINQLIEKRMMRNDPMDDKLALYRQQASIIVRRKESKAEELQEAREELAAAERELRQRSSQAQASDGAEVIRGDELKHLVVKLRSKGTMYKKKRLDIAELKAEYGVLQRTEEILRQRHEIVQQKLQTVEAEKGISGYSDTQEELERVSAIKSELDEKKGRTLDGMSEMVKKLNSMIVEKKSALAPIIKELRSLRQRYQLNQEYEEKKVQYESCAAGLESNRSKLEQEVKILREEKAQDENHYHHINSMSEIVDMQIQRAAEEMKAYVSSDPDEKKKAIREVYMKSISEQELLGKKLREKQKMVKGSHTINMEQMKMWRDLEQLMECKGQCFIRAQSQASIGQVIQEEGEDRLVL